A window of the Brassica napus cultivar Da-Ae chromosome A2, Da-Ae, whole genome shotgun sequence genome harbors these coding sequences:
- the LOC111211006 gene encoding uncharacterized protein LOC111211006: protein MYRSASWNRATEDYSSAPPKGLWMGSMIGPLDEDEPPSYNNPPADEMVKKEKSPAKFAEKAIHIIPFVLLACALVLWLFSNPDVVDVGMREESIAARIEGLTIEGDIDNDSDGTQTGFLGATLELSGDSDKTHYADRNRRASRKLIKGFY, encoded by the exons ATGTACAGATCTGCGAGTTGGAACCGTGCCACGGAAGACTACTCGTCCGCACCGCCCAAAGGATTGTGGATGGGCTCCATGATCGGTCCCCTTGACGAAGACGAGCCACCTTCCTACAATAATCCACCAGCGGATGAAATGGTTAAGAAGGAGAAGTCACCTGCCAAGTTCGCTGAAAAGGCTATTCACATCATTccttttgttcttcttgcatGTGCTCTCGTCCTTTGGCTCTTCTCAAATCCag ATGTGGTGGATGTTGGGATGAGAGAGGAATCTATTGCGGCTAGGATTGAAGGACTGACGATAGAAGGAGACATCGACAATGATAGTGATGGAACTCAGACTGGTTTCTTGGGCGCAACCTTAGAGCTCAGTGGTGATTCAGACAAAACACATTATGCTGATCGGAACAGACGAGCTTCAAGGAAACTGATTAAAGGCTTCTACtag